A genome region from Akkermansiaceae bacterium includes the following:
- a CDS encoding winged helix-turn-helix transcriptional regulator: MGAAALEKVAGMFRVLGEEGRLSLLQELKSGEKTVGELVEASGQGQASVSKHLKLMFDAGLVSRRKDGVKVFYSLKDEMVFTLCRLVCGKLNTDQKSRGEIDYSI; the protein is encoded by the coding sequence ATGGGAGCAGCGGCATTGGAGAAAGTCGCCGGGATGTTCCGTGTTCTGGGTGAGGAGGGTCGCCTTTCGCTGCTTCAGGAGCTGAAATCCGGGGAAAAAACCGTAGGTGAGCTTGTTGAGGCAAGCGGACAGGGGCAGGCGAGTGTTTCGAAACATCTCAAGCTGATGTTCGACGCGGGACTTGTCTCGCGCCGGAAAGATGGCGTGAAGGTGTTTTATTCGTTGAAGGACGAAATGGTTTTCACACTCTGCAGACTGGTTTGTGGGAAACTGAATACCGATCAAAAGAGCCGCGGAGAGATCGACTATTCGATATAA
- a CDS encoding FAD-dependent oxidoreductase, producing the protein MKILIIGGVAGGASAAARARRLSESAEITIIERGPDVSFANCGLPYHIGGEIQDRSDLAIQTPESLSQLLNLTVLTRTEALSIDRPSKSVLVRDLSTGTETKLPYDKLVLAPGASPIVPDLLGIDLPRVHSLRTLQDMDRIEDDLKSAKSVLILGGGFIGLEMAEQIHRLGKQTILAERFPQVLPPLDPELSHDLAKALFTNGIELHLSENLISIEPGLTASFSSGLRVETDLIILSVGVRPESSLAKDAGLTLGQRGHIRVNEFQQSSDPDIYAAGDAVETRDAILGTYRPLPLGGPANRQGRTIADHIFRGEKALPYPGSIGTAIVRVFDQIAAVTGHGEAFLKSQDIPYETVTINASSHADYFPGSETIKLKLLWSPEDGRVLGAQAVGKDGVDKRIDIIATAIRARMTIDDLCHLELCYAPPFGSAKDPVNIAGFAACNLRDGLLKPAYGLPEESAQIIDVRPAAKSATQPVPGAKNIPLAQLRSRLSEIDSSQSVFTICQMGKTSYFAARILQQNGFDAHSIIGGAHLNL; encoded by the coding sequence ATGAAAATCCTCATCATCGGAGGCGTCGCCGGTGGCGCATCCGCCGCCGCCCGCGCCCGCCGCCTCTCCGAATCCGCAGAAATCACCATCATCGAGCGCGGCCCGGACGTTTCCTTCGCCAACTGCGGCCTGCCTTACCACATAGGCGGGGAAATCCAAGACCGCTCGGATCTCGCGATCCAGACCCCCGAGTCCCTCTCGCAACTCCTCAATCTCACGGTGCTCACCCGCACCGAAGCGCTCTCCATCGACCGCCCCTCAAAAAGCGTTCTCGTCCGCGATCTCTCGACGGGCACCGAGACGAAACTGCCCTACGACAAGCTCGTTCTCGCCCCCGGAGCTTCGCCCATCGTCCCGGATCTCCTCGGTATTGATCTCCCGCGCGTCCACTCCCTGCGCACCCTGCAGGATATGGATCGGATCGAGGACGATCTGAAATCCGCGAAGTCCGTGCTCATTCTAGGAGGCGGTTTCATCGGGCTGGAAATGGCGGAACAGATCCATCGCCTGGGCAAGCAAACGATCCTCGCGGAGCGCTTTCCGCAAGTGCTCCCGCCCCTCGATCCCGAGCTTTCCCACGATCTCGCGAAAGCGCTTTTCACAAATGGAATCGAGCTGCACCTCAGCGAGAATCTCATCTCCATCGAGCCAGGTCTGACGGCCTCCTTTTCCAGCGGCCTCCGCGTGGAAACGGATCTCATCATCCTCTCCGTCGGTGTCCGTCCGGAAAGCTCCCTCGCCAAGGACGCCGGCCTCACCCTCGGCCAGCGCGGCCATATCCGCGTCAATGAGTTCCAACAAAGCTCCGACCCCGACATCTACGCGGCCGGAGACGCCGTCGAAACGCGCGATGCCATCCTCGGCACCTACCGCCCGCTTCCTCTTGGCGGCCCCGCGAACCGCCAGGGGCGCACCATCGCAGATCACATTTTCCGCGGAGAAAAAGCCCTGCCATACCCCGGCTCGATCGGCACCGCCATCGTCCGCGTCTTTGACCAGATCGCCGCCGTCACCGGGCATGGCGAGGCGTTTCTCAAAAGCCAGGACATCCCCTACGAAACCGTCACGATCAACGCATCCTCCCACGCGGATTACTTCCCCGGCTCGGAAACCATCAAGCTCAAGCTCCTTTGGTCCCCGGAAGACGGCCGCGTTCTCGGCGCACAGGCCGTGGGCAAGGACGGCGTGGACAAGCGCATCGACATCATCGCGACCGCCATACGCGCCCGGATGACCATCGACGACCTCTGCCACCTGGAACTCTGCTACGCGCCGCCTTTCGGCTCCGCCAAAGACCCGGTCAACATCGCCGGATTCGCCGCCTGCAATCTCCGCGACGGCCTGCTGAAGCCCGCCTACGGCCTGCCGGAAGAATCCGCCCAGATCATCGACGTCCGCCCTGCCGCGAAATCGGCAACCCAGCCCGTGCCCGGAGCGAAAAACATACCCCTCGCCCAGCTCCGCAGCCGCCTTTCCGAGATCGATTCTTCGCAATCGGTCTTCACCATTTGCCAGATGGGAAAGACGTCCTACTTTGCTGCGCGCATCCTCCAGCAGAACGGTTTTGATGCCCACTCCATCATCGGAGGCGCGCACCTCAATCTCTGA
- a CDS encoding DUF3365 domain-containing protein, with product MSLQNSIVTQPPVASRLSEKRGSNPKFLFLATFHPQINTGSHELLDVSIDVDFAEHHVPGFHHTRLSLFTSLLSACLLPFTSGCSSDNDTTNTAELPPEQVETAGRIGSDASLTLKKNLGAQLKAALQSGSPETALHVCQKIAQPLTTQTSQEFPEAIVSRTALRVRNPANAPTDQDRAVLLEWENLLASGKDLPPSKLIHNGRTQIIYYQPILTEAICLKCHGSPSEFSSALSEKIIDLYPNDQAINFSEGDLRGAFRVTVTLD from the coding sequence ATGTCTCTACAAAATTCTATCGTCACCCAACCACCTGTCGCAAGCAGACTTTCAGAGAAGCGCGGAAGCAACCCGAAATTTCTCTTTCTTGCCACCTTTCACCCGCAAATCAACACAGGCTCCCACGAGCTGCTGGATGTCAGCATCGATGTCGATTTCGCGGAGCATCACGTCCCGGGATTCCACCACACCAGACTGAGCCTCTTCACCTCTCTTCTTTCCGCCTGTCTGCTCCCATTCACCTCGGGCTGCAGCTCTGATAATGACACTACCAACACAGCAGAACTGCCGCCGGAGCAGGTCGAGACAGCCGGGCGCATTGGCTCGGACGCCTCGCTCACCCTCAAGAAAAATCTTGGAGCACAGCTCAAAGCCGCCCTCCAATCCGGCAGCCCGGAGACCGCACTTCACGTCTGCCAGAAAATCGCCCAGCCACTAACCACGCAAACCAGCCAAGAGTTCCCAGAGGCAATCGTCTCCCGCACCGCACTACGAGTGCGCAATCCTGCCAACGCCCCCACCGATCAAGACCGCGCAGTCCTCCTCGAATGGGAAAATCTCCTCGCTTCAGGAAAAGATCTCCCTCCATCGAAACTCATCCACAACGGCCGCACTCAAATCATCTACTACCAACCCATTCTCACCGAAGCAATCTGCCTCAAGTGCCACGGCTCCCCCTCGGAATTTTCCTCCGCGCTGTCGGAAAAAATCATCGATCTCTATCCCAACGACCAGGCAATCAACTTCTCCGAAGGCGACCTCCGCGGTGCGTTCCGTGTCACCGTCACACTCGATTAA
- a CDS encoding phosphatase PAP2 family protein, producing MDRTLWPSVVVLAAVFAICEATGMDLWLQDHFYNFATHRWVVDANATVPRLLFYTGPKVMIWLLGLFTIGAVVCCRKPRKLPFARRDLIILAATLASAPALVAFGKATTDTFTPAQIRRYNGDAPYVKVMGHYPPGDHPAKRGRGFPAGHASGGYSLLALAGMASTRRGRAIGISIGLCVGTMMGTYQMLKGAHYLSHTLVTAILCWIVFLSWRRIIPPAPPAQMPSVPEKPHPIFHGWRFKSNG from the coding sequence ATGGACAGAACCCTTTGGCCATCCGTCGTTGTCCTCGCCGCTGTTTTCGCGATCTGCGAGGCCACCGGCATGGACCTGTGGCTCCAGGATCATTTCTACAACTTCGCCACCCACCGCTGGGTCGTCGATGCGAATGCCACTGTGCCACGCCTGCTCTTCTACACCGGCCCAAAGGTGATGATCTGGTTGCTCGGACTCTTCACAATCGGCGCAGTTGTTTGTTGCAGGAAACCCCGAAAGCTCCCCTTCGCCCGCCGCGATCTCATCATCCTCGCCGCCACCCTCGCAAGCGCACCCGCCCTCGTCGCCTTCGGAAAAGCCACCACAGACACCTTCACCCCCGCGCAGATCCGCCGCTACAACGGTGATGCCCCTTACGTGAAAGTCATGGGACATTACCCGCCCGGCGATCACCCGGCCAAGCGCGGGCGAGGCTTCCCCGCCGGCCATGCCAGCGGCGGCTACTCCCTGCTCGCCCTGGCCGGCATGGCTTCCACCCGCCGTGGCCGTGCCATCGGCATCTCCATCGGGCTCTGCGTCGGCACCATGATGGGCACCTACCAGATGCTCAAGGGCGCCCATTACCTCTCCCACACCCTCGTCACCGCCATACTGTGCTGGATCGTCTTCCTCTCATGGCGGCGCATCATCCCGCCCGCGCCCCCGGCCCAAATGCCCTCCGTGCCGGAAAAGCCGCACCCCATCTTCCATGGTTGGCGTTTCAAATCCAACGGCTAG
- the ccoS gene encoding cbb3-type cytochrome oxidase assembly protein CcoS — MLTAIIIVMVIMILGSLGTIFAFSWAANNRQFEDLEHAAETIFDANEPNGEPTDPSIFYSTVKSSGKPTSARNPARALP; from the coding sequence ATGCTCACCGCCATCATCATCGTCATGGTCATCATGATCCTCGGCAGCCTCGGGACGATCTTCGCCTTCTCATGGGCTGCGAACAACCGCCAGTTCGAGGATCTGGAACATGCCGCCGAGACGATTTTCGATGCCAACGAACCCAACGGAGAGCCAACCGATCCATCCATTTTCTACTCGACGGTGAAATCATCGGGCAAACCAACTTCCGCGAGGAATCCCGCGAGGGCGCTACCCTAG
- a CDS encoding response regulator transcription factor gives MRLLIIEDNRGLRESLTQYMREASFVVDSTGNGDEGLWHATEQPYDAILLDLMLPGIDGMEILKKLRKKGTDTFILVISARDGLEDRLEALNAGADDYLTKPFPMAEALARIHAMLRRKFDRKDPVIHIADLNLDPVRRTVSRAGKTIDLTALEYRLLEYLAFRSGEPVSRTDIWEHVFEDSTGGTSNAADVYIGYLRKKLNTGDLPNLIHTRRGHGFVLSENPV, from the coding sequence ATGCGACTCCTCATCATCGAAGACAACCGCGGCCTGCGCGAGTCCCTCACACAATACATGCGCGAGGCATCCTTCGTCGTGGACTCCACCGGCAACGGTGACGAAGGCCTCTGGCATGCCACCGAACAACCCTACGATGCCATACTCCTCGACCTCATGCTTCCCGGGATCGACGGCATGGAGATCCTGAAAAAACTCCGCAAGAAAGGCACCGACACCTTCATACTCGTCATCAGCGCGCGCGACGGCCTGGAAGATCGCCTCGAAGCCCTCAACGCCGGTGCCGACGACTACCTCACCAAGCCCTTCCCCATGGCCGAGGCTCTCGCCCGCATCCACGCCATGCTCCGCAGGAAATTCGACCGCAAGGACCCTGTCATCCACATCGCGGATCTCAACCTCGACCCCGTACGCCGCACCGTTTCACGCGCCGGCAAAACCATCGATCTCACCGCCCTGGAATACCGGCTCCTGGAATACCTCGCCTTCCGCAGCGGCGAACCCGTCTCCCGCACCGATATCTGGGAGCACGTCTTCGAGGACTCCACCGGCGGCACCTCGAACGCCGCCGACGTTTACATCGGCTACCTCCGGAAAAAACTGAACACCGGCGATCTGCCCAACCTCATCCACACCCGCCGCGGACACGGCTTCGTCCTCTCGGAAAACCCCGTATGA
- a CDS encoding c-type cytochrome, translating into MRPIHFLPLLFSSAAFAWSPTDEAPEMPLDSFVLPESLEIVPWAASPLLFNPTNMDADHLGRIWVTEGVNYRGKQGRRPEGDRIVILEDTDMDGKADRSTVFWQDPELVAPLGIGVFDNVVMVSQPPNLLKLTDVNRDGKFSEADGDTKEVFLTGFNGRNHDHSLHSVTGSPDGKWVFNQGNTGGMFTDKAGKAFRFGGSYVHEPFSKYVTDVRKIAGLASDDGFSYNAGAAFRINPDGTGTEVIGHGFRNSYEQITNSFGFVFQNDNDDPPACRVTHMIEHGNAGYFSRDGKRDWRADKRPGQDTPTAEWRQQDPGTMPAGDVYGGGSPTGIAFYENGALPESFSGTLLSCEPGKNVIFSYRPELDGAGFKLDRHDFVTSNAGKEFRGSDFVGGVKKKDNSKTGREVFYQFRPSDVMVGADGAIYVADWTDSRVGGHGTNDEAASGVIYRIAPKGFRPSVPRIDLSTMDGAVTALESPANNVRWSGFRKLKEDGAKSHEAIAGVLENENPFVAARAVWLLPYVGDRGVAKLEEILSGDDERERLTAFRAIRRSGKLDALAYGKRLASDSSAAIRAEAAMEMRYRSWDEAGEVLVAVAKAWDGKDRSYLESLGLGAGHNTEALWKALVEEMRPGAPNAWPESFAWLTWRLMPQAAVPALAARASEKSFSDVQRRFAVDSLAFIDTRESADALIALAAESSPAREQATWWLLNRSGGEWSSMNLQPALAKRGIAGKPAMIVASPMPPKPEAMKFSVQDVLALKGDAAKGKQLAARCMMCHQIDGNGPDYGPALKGFARAQPAEVVVRSIVDPSADIAQGFEGQSLTLKDGKRIDGIVLSGGKAVSIRSTGGITQDVPRPQVNDLKPLDRSLMLSADQIGLSAQDVADIVEWMKGY; encoded by the coding sequence ATGAGACCCATCCACTTCCTGCCACTCCTTTTTTCCTCCGCCGCTTTCGCCTGGAGTCCCACCGATGAGGCTCCCGAGATGCCCTTGGATTCCTTCGTCTTACCGGAAAGCCTGGAGATTGTCCCGTGGGCCGCCTCGCCGCTGCTTTTCAACCCGACGAACATGGATGCGGACCATCTCGGCCGCATCTGGGTCACCGAGGGGGTCAACTACCGGGGCAAGCAAGGCCGCCGACCCGAGGGTGACCGCATCGTGATCCTCGAGGACACGGATATGGATGGGAAAGCCGACAGGTCCACCGTGTTCTGGCAGGATCCCGAACTCGTCGCGCCGCTCGGAATCGGCGTGTTCGACAACGTGGTCATGGTTTCGCAGCCGCCCAACCTTCTCAAGCTCACCGATGTGAACCGCGACGGGAAATTCAGCGAGGCGGACGGCGACACGAAAGAAGTTTTCCTGACCGGCTTCAACGGGCGCAACCACGACCACTCGCTCCATTCCGTCACCGGCAGCCCGGATGGGAAATGGGTTTTCAACCAGGGCAACACCGGCGGGATGTTCACCGACAAGGCAGGCAAGGCCTTCCGCTTCGGCGGATCCTACGTGCACGAGCCGTTCTCGAAATACGTCACCGATGTCCGGAAAATCGCCGGACTGGCCTCCGACGACGGCTTTTCCTACAACGCGGGCGCGGCTTTCCGCATCAACCCGGACGGCACCGGCACCGAGGTGATCGGCCACGGTTTCCGCAACTCCTACGAGCAGATCACAAACTCCTTCGGCTTCGTTTTCCAGAACGACAACGACGACCCGCCTGCCTGTCGCGTGACCCACATGATCGAGCATGGAAACGCCGGCTACTTCTCCCGCGACGGCAAGCGCGACTGGCGAGCCGACAAGCGTCCCGGCCAGGACACGCCCACCGCAGAGTGGCGGCAGCAGGATCCGGGCACCATGCCGGCGGGCGATGTCTACGGGGGCGGCTCGCCCACCGGGATCGCATTCTACGAAAACGGCGCGCTGCCGGAAAGTTTCAGCGGCACCCTGCTTTCCTGCGAGCCGGGCAAAAACGTGATTTTCTCCTACCGCCCGGAACTCGATGGTGCGGGCTTCAAGCTCGATCGCCACGACTTCGTCACCTCGAACGCCGGAAAGGAATTCCGCGGCTCTGATTTCGTCGGGGGGGTGAAGAAAAAGGATAACTCGAAGACGGGCCGCGAGGTCTTCTATCAGTTCCGCCCTTCGGATGTGATGGTCGGCGCTGACGGTGCGATCTACGTCGCCGACTGGACCGATTCGCGCGTGGGCGGTCACGGCACCAACGACGAGGCGGCCTCCGGCGTCATCTACCGCATCGCCCCGAAAGGCTTCAGGCCGTCCGTCCCGAGGATCGATCTCTCGACCATGGATGGGGCTGTCACCGCGCTGGAATCTCCGGCGAACAACGTCCGCTGGTCAGGCTTCCGTAAGCTCAAGGAAGATGGGGCAAAGAGCCATGAAGCGATTGCCGGGGTGCTGGAAAACGAGAATCCCTTCGTAGCAGCACGGGCGGTCTGGTTGCTCCCTTACGTTGGTGATAGGGGTGTTGCGAAGCTCGAGGAAATCCTCTCCGGGGACGATGAGAGAGAACGTCTCACCGCTTTCCGAGCGATCCGCCGCTCCGGCAAACTGGACGCACTGGCATACGGCAAGAGGCTCGCTTCGGACAGCTCCGCCGCCATCCGCGCGGAGGCCGCGATGGAAATGCGCTACCGCAGTTGGGACGAGGCCGGGGAAGTCCTTGTCGCCGTCGCCAAGGCATGGGACGGCAAGGATCGATCCTACCTCGAATCGCTAGGCCTCGGCGCGGGGCACAACACCGAGGCTCTCTGGAAGGCGCTTGTTGAGGAAATGAGACCCGGCGCACCCAATGCTTGGCCGGAAAGTTTCGCATGGCTCACCTGGCGGCTCATGCCGCAGGCCGCCGTTCCCGCGCTCGCCGCCCGCGCCAGCGAGAAAAGCTTTTCCGATGTGCAGCGCAGATTTGCGGTGGATTCGCTCGCCTTCATCGACACACGCGAATCCGCCGATGCACTCATTGCCTTGGCCGCGGAAAGCTCCCCCGCACGCGAACAGGCGACGTGGTGGCTGCTCAACCGCAGCGGTGGCGAGTGGTCATCCATGAACCTCCAGCCAGCGCTCGCGAAAAGGGGGATCGCCGGAAAGCCCGCGATGATCGTCGCCTCCCCCATGCCACCCAAACCGGAGGCCATGAAATTTTCCGTGCAAGATGTCCTGGCCCTGAAGGGCGATGCGGCGAAGGGCAAGCAGCTCGCAGCCCGTTGCATGATGTGCCACCAGATCGATGGCAACGGCCCGGACTACGGGCCGGCGCTCAAGGGGTTTGCGAGGGCTCAGCCGGCCGAGGTGGTTGTGCGCAGCATCGTCGATCCATCCGCCGACATCGCGCAGGGATTCGAGGGGCAGTCGCTCACACTAAAGGACGGCAAGCGCATCGATGGGATCGTGCTTTCCGGAGGGAAAGCCGTCTCCATCCGCTCCACCGGAGGCATCACCCAGGATGTGCCGAGACCGCAGGTCAATGACCTCAAGCCGCTTGACCGTTCCCTAATGCTCAGCGCCGACCAGATCGGCCTCAGCGCACAGGATGTCGCGGACATCGTGGAGTGGATGAAGGGATATTAG
- a CDS encoding sulfatase-like hydrolase/transferase, producing the protein MRKLTASIPARFAILSFALFFAFSLIARIVLAISAHSELGFNGSLLGAFAVGLLYDLAAGVFAAIPWLLLGIILPSRLSRKTWAQWLLAALAVLYTGMLVFITTAEWFFWDEFGARFNFIAVDYLIWTQEVWGNISESYPMGLIMPAIALTAVAIVWGMRRAGLFGFLDERATTCLRHRASGLAVLLTVPFLTNRLVSQSYIPAFGNQYDTEIAKNGCWAFFAAFKQMELDYKRWYLEGDENEMLESARQLLVTENEKPASGAADDLSRTISKPGKENEWNVVLICMESLSADFMSYSGGSGSLTPNLDRLRENSVFFENLYATGTRTVRGMEALTLNLPPTPGQAIIYRPQGTDLKTTFGPFLDRGYDCGFFYGGDGRFDFMNRYFSTAGCRIMDSNAWEEKDTTFKTSWGACDEDLFNKAIAEADKDHAEGKPFHFFCMTTSNHRPYEFPAGRIDLTPADRRSGAVKYADWALGDFIEKASGKPWFAKTLFVIVSDHCASSAGKQDIDVTKYRIPGMIYNPALVQAQKISKLSSQIDIMPTVFGLLNWNYTTLSFGHDYLSAAATSLPERSFVSNYQKIAMITPDSMTILKPNKKHSSYNCLLATGELTPMGNREKAAALLRETIVWYQGASWLFGSGKLKR; encoded by the coding sequence ATGAGAAAACTGACCGCATCCATACCCGCCCGCTTCGCCATCCTATCCTTCGCCCTGTTCTTCGCATTCTCGCTCATCGCCCGGATCGTGCTCGCCATCTCCGCCCACTCGGAGCTTGGCTTCAACGGATCCCTCCTCGGCGCCTTCGCGGTCGGCCTGCTCTACGACCTTGCGGCGGGCGTTTTCGCGGCCATCCCGTGGCTCCTTCTCGGCATCATCCTCCCATCAAGGCTGTCACGGAAAACATGGGCGCAGTGGCTGCTCGCCGCCCTCGCCGTGCTCTACACCGGCATGCTCGTTTTCATCACCACGGCGGAATGGTTTTTCTGGGATGAGTTCGGCGCACGTTTCAACTTCATCGCCGTCGATTACCTGATCTGGACCCAGGAAGTCTGGGGCAACATTTCCGAATCCTACCCCATGGGGCTCATCATGCCCGCCATAGCCCTGACAGCCGTCGCCATCGTCTGGGGCATGCGGCGCGCAGGGCTTTTCGGATTCCTGGACGAAAGGGCTACCACCTGCCTGCGCCACCGCGCCAGCGGCCTCGCCGTCCTGCTCACCGTCCCTTTCCTTACAAACCGCCTCGTCAGCCAGTCCTACATCCCCGCCTTCGGCAACCAATACGACACCGAGATCGCCAAGAACGGCTGCTGGGCTTTCTTCGCGGCCTTCAAGCAGATGGAGCTCGATTACAAGCGCTGGTACCTTGAGGGGGACGAGAATGAGATGCTGGAAAGCGCAAGGCAACTGCTCGTCACGGAAAACGAAAAACCCGCTTCCGGAGCCGCCGACGATCTCTCGCGCACCATTTCGAAACCCGGAAAGGAAAACGAATGGAATGTCGTGCTTATCTGCATGGAAAGCCTCAGCGCGGATTTCATGTCCTACTCCGGCGGAAGCGGAAGCCTCACGCCAAACCTCGACCGCCTCCGCGAGAACTCGGTCTTTTTCGAGAACCTCTACGCCACCGGCACCCGCACCGTTCGCGGCATGGAAGCCCTCACCCTGAACCTGCCCCCCACCCCTGGCCAGGCCATCATCTACCGCCCGCAGGGCACCGATCTCAAGACCACCTTCGGCCCCTTCCTGGACCGCGGCTACGATTGCGGGTTCTTTTATGGAGGCGACGGACGATTCGACTTCATGAACCGCTACTTCTCCACCGCAGGCTGCCGCATCATGGACTCCAATGCATGGGAGGAAAAGGACACCACCTTCAAGACCTCCTGGGGTGCATGCGACGAGGATCTTTTCAACAAGGCCATCGCCGAGGCCGACAAGGACCACGCCGAAGGCAAACCCTTCCACTTCTTCTGCATGACCACCAGCAACCACCGCCCCTACGAATTCCCTGCAGGCCGCATCGATCTCACCCCGGCAGACCGCCGCAGCGGTGCCGTCAAATACGCCGACTGGGCATTGGGCGATTTCATCGAAAAGGCCTCCGGAAAGCCATGGTTCGCCAAAACCCTCTTCGTCATCGTCTCCGACCACTGCGCAAGCAGCGCTGGCAAGCAGGACATCGACGTCACGAAATACCGCATCCCAGGGATGATCTACAATCCCGCCCTCGTCCAAGCGCAAAAGATCAGCAAGCTCTCCAGCCAGATCGACATCATGCCCACCGTCTTCGGCCTGCTGAACTGGAACTACACAACCCTGAGCTTCGGCCACGATTACCTCAGCGCCGCCGCCACCAGCCTGCCGGAGCGTTCCTTCGTCAGCAACTACCAGAAGATCGCCATGATCACCCCGGATAGCATGACCATCCTCAAGCCGAACAAGAAGCACTCCTCCTACAACTGCCTTTTGGCCACCGGCGAACTGACACCCATGGGCAACCGTGAGAAAGCCGCAGCCCTGCTCCGCGAAACCATCGTCTGGTACCAGGGAGCCTCATGGCTCTTCGGCTCCGGGAAACTGAAACGCTGA
- a CDS encoding ATP-binding protein — MIVTAMNLHPCGFYGDSKRQCRCSVRQIENHRQKIIGPLLDRIDIQVEVPLVDFLELTSDAVTGESSAVIRERFAAARHIKVQRFKSAKLTTNAAMGAKQDRECCQLDAESRGYLEHAMEQMNFSARDRILKVSRTLTDLAGKQYITGNEVFEAIRFRSPDRQGNQGTLHDGAGLSFRTEGRWIGSRPGAVR; from the coding sequence ATGATCGTCACGGCGATGAACCTACACCCGTGCGGTTTTTACGGGGACTCGAAAAGGCAGTGCCGCTGCTCCGTCCGGCAGATCGAAAACCATCGCCAGAAAATCATCGGCCCGCTGCTGGATCGCATAGACATCCAGGTCGAGGTGCCGCTCGTCGATTTCCTCGAACTCACCTCCGATGCCGTCACCGGTGAATCATCGGCAGTGATCCGCGAGAGATTCGCCGCCGCGCGCCACATCAAGGTGCAGCGTTTCAAATCCGCGAAACTCACCACCAACGCAGCGATGGGCGCGAAACAGGATCGCGAATGCTGCCAGCTCGACGCCGAATCACGCGGCTACCTCGAACACGCCATGGAGCAGATGAACTTCTCCGCCCGCGACCGCATACTAAAAGTTTCCCGAACCCTCACCGATCTCGCGGGGAAGCAATACATCACCGGCAACGAGGTGTTCGAAGCGATCCGGTTCCGGTCACCCGATAGACAGGGCAACCAGGGCACGCTGCACGATGGTGCGGGTCTCTCTTTTCGGACGGAGGGGCGCTGGATTGGATCGAGGCCGGGCGCGGTGAGGTGA